From Aquila chrysaetos chrysaetos chromosome 3, bAquChr1.4, whole genome shotgun sequence, the proteins below share one genomic window:
- the SEM1 gene encoding 26S proteasome complex subunit SEM1, whose product MSEKKQPVDLGLLEEDDEFEEFPAEDWTGLDEDEDAHVWEDNWDDDNVEDDFSNQLRAELEKHGYKMETS is encoded by the exons ATGTCGGAGAAGAAGCAGCCGGTGGACCTGGGGCTCCTGGAGGAGGACGACGAGTTTGAGGAGTTCCCGGCAGAAG ATTGGACTGGTTTAGATGAAGATGAAGATGCGCACGTCTGGGAAGACAATTGGGATGATGACAATGTAGAAGATGATTTCTCCAATCAGTtaag AGCTGAATTAGAAAAACATGGATACAAGATGGAAACCTCGTAG